From a region of the Dictyostelium discoideum AX4 chromosome 2 chromosome, whole genome shotgun sequence genome:
- the hd gene encoding Huntingtin family protein, with protein MDLIRGLDILSASPIDTEDQNLRKEKIEACRTISEQICAPSLRNTADFPRFLSIAISLLLRAHGDKDLNVYSVAEESLNRTIKILVYSYHERILFELFKVLKGKPHQHNNEKRLSTNLTDHLSQNSVTPSVPTTPNYQQSPSTQSPSHSTSNSSNNLYNNFSSNSNSNSNSNSNSSSNNNSGNTTPGNNTNNSNGNANSIFNTANQILSKPFPLKSQRIALIKFGEICSFIRPSKCRKYILSLVPPINSLLSIIEDESLQESISISMENISKILIPYLKENEVHQLIDLFSRNLQQPSAAVRRAASLSITSICRYHPRPLFEFTIEFLYNFTFPNSPPISSITSASCIPASSNTNTLQNSKILGVLFSYLQLIKLAEELSSNDIKILDGFSLKIQFFVHFILKYIQVPIDGEPYDHNIVGLSLELLQQLLVTFGPYEYSWPKPLVREVIAQLRHLCFNQQSSIRVSLKAVVLNCLAQSVKFFPKLFNDEFFKHQPSTIDSNTVTSAEDHICRDYLLNISPSDLNFKLFTPITQQQQQQQQQQQQQQQQQQQHNLTSSTMSGINSTTGVSNHTFSLEPKEEFLYYLNDSDPLLRGGTALMIGCLIRGYLETDHITSNQIYPTNIALLEDNLSIPTLLIFLLRALMDSSSITAKLACTGISECLPILSQSKFSDWALVTLRHLLCVSSSTYWLVKLEILETLSMIDYIVIEYLEQNIQQKSNVMNVVINGPNLSISTSSIKINENNNNSNNSNNNKNNSETGGAVAIPIQSKVLDFLIEQLSDNDFRVRNSAGKSLVRVIPKLVFTAPLERHSMKGISSKVRETFDVQDYENTVLRKRKIFANLSHVIGLLVNQLSNPHPDDKIRGCYGALNLICKTYSFPPDTPEQCRTLSSVLANPMLSFVGDILPLALDRVGLTWVATDFDVHIDIIEILGYLSRGAENVLGTYCHNVLRHIVRIINIATNIIQFRPTPPLKEVKSNPSGIHVNSPLLKAPTHLGSFTHSIHYIKLYSKLLTARINSITIFGIDRFSQLRQACFETLSVMLKCAGKTILPYTEEIIGYLTTHFEQEPVSVIKCINELFLVTMKPTPIVSISSLSQKSRDLNIGGGFISTGGGGGGGSGGINSSSSSLKQYEPRSIESHSSSSNSHDEMFLNSRSVFSSLLTFGTPNLKQHYDFINEVPSSHNINYSYSNSEINRIISNEDRKLNFKLFEPLIIGSMIEYQTTHSHELKIAILLMLSKLSKFGLDLSLFDKENHFPTYFIEELKETHCLLSKPNQVLSYSYDLLGSMFIYRKLFPDSSVSIDDIKKLFFQPPPQQQQQTNQNKSQSLNSTPNISSNNNNNNNNNNNNNNNNNNNNNNNSNSSQSLNNSTVIGNNSSHPYSYTIPTIIENCHSFVRYLYDPNDKYPDTDFRERFLSFLLSNLQYSQTIDILILIVTIVQPNSTLHQKFSQQISHQLFTNLSLGDSPFFIINSIEEVERLYVLIDKLHSSSLSAARWADALLSVSPQFVNKSTSSSSSSSSTATSPSSSSSSTTTTTTTSTNTTTTTPSDPLIRKRILLLRESILEAYELRWLPPLLVLLRTGCKLPEEARISAARQSRFLSNHDNKHQPGPSAAIISTLLLKLIRNAVSVFSLYKPKNVLFTQLINHLLYYSSIFFNKNLVPHISAQSLSNSPNFGATNTTTGSGSVSPLSSSSSSTITVTTMAMGSSLMKQPSSSLLLSPTVGGSSSTINLFMDSLKGILALDNGTIIQEITTSLLSYGGTSTSIHAVKLLLLLGRLPNQQVIEGADLVWKQYALSNNWQSCGCEHFLTHHIIFLLYCQSIVVLKSQNIELSETFLDKIVLLINESTVKKLIEFLVKGGSNSDQNQYIEIFTQHLVKIFSRVSNSLDLRKKQKLLRLLSYLPANRETLELLIVNFLQTDDISLQVSGERILNLNINNLIETYGPQNSLEIIQELYQIFMSNFVKSTTNQSVQSLFLKLIKNLSPSSAYQGITPTHNNVIEKLKEKELTNNNNNNNNNIIEKEEEEKEKEKEKVKEEEEGNNIEKLIQLQIETIKKNNQISDLKTVPWDYFVELIKSRYYSNNLNQHSFNNISILSQIDKDATISLLESKSLDGTLLPAFISSVYSLEFQDEIQAYLLKKVDTLLGLAGEIGTDPLKGGPPFLSDSVWDELRETTRCLSNFINKFGLGELCESKLLKVSTWAFIESFRRWRAEIINPYDFKLVLELSRSIILKSTASILTITDDSEWCSLLLCLYKLYCLVIRPHFGYISGQRELEENFSQDPTQISLTQSNEMIKFLVSLLTNVKSYTPMPGSHIGQLIFDSFIRAIIPLSTKAFDFIYPTVSTSSEDEFGGGIIPNCPIFSSNVSPEQNIKALVSFIHFVDIDDEFKFKQIWEMLEPIFVSPLGDAEMGSDEITEECKCLSLSGMATMIIKVCFEVTGVNSQVNLLETSTIPKSTYNHIPREKDLMFLNTPTGKKLNHLLSTIYGDMPQSELPLGGAIESVSSSSSMFGESSGNHQNMSSSSLSAYHFNIERSFSSNQFGSDQISLSDLRLFKTPYFIGVNFTPIIQKLLESFESFLVNPMCPPMLKKDILKSTVLLSDLFNREQVIWMFKTFTTIYAQDEIDDFLLKQHLILGICKGIAILQTPPNVGDSNAHSVGIFEMLKSALDHQNISLQVSALDGILYLLEGKVNKYIQGSLLQFLFRWIPTRLSSVPFPPVSLTLRVLATMFLMIEQYSREAEETLFTKRAVTTCIQLGQQQSTPVPIVYGVFRGLDRLLVSFSLSHSQRELISHFSLKSLPSENPIRSLLALGLMVTCIYTGDETGINSPSFTKSSISSIGSGGVNSLTAFEGSFSSSSIESPLNSALDSVMSSFIMDDNYSGSGGNSLINGGGGGDPLSSLDRQKFSRVNNMEKVKMLFDKIRLVSHFSYESHVLSEVLPVVIVDLFPSVDQVLSFILGEFLKQSKTNSKLMCQIISKVFDFLVENDTSENTNQHLINYWIIICLQNFFQIQNPTHCLWALTYLFLTSSPKRSFKLLESEFASKIQTNEKLFIIIASEFYFNKELSKENKQLFKDSFSKLKIEPYISLLKVINTTQ; from the exons atggatCTTATTCGTGGATTAGATATATTATCAGCATCACCAATAGATACAGAGGATCAAAATTTAAGGAAAGAAAAGATTGAAGCATGTAGAACGATTTCAGAGCAAATATGTGCACCATCACTTAGAAATACAGCAGATTTTCCAagatttttatcaattgcaATCTCATTACTCTTAAGAGCACATGgtgataaagatttaaatgttTATTCTGTTGCTGAAGAAAGTTTAAATAGAACTATAAAA attttagTATATTCATATCATGAaagaatattatttgaattatttaaagttttaaaaggTAAACCACATCAAcataataatgaaaagagATTATCAACCAATTTAACAGATCATTTATCACAAAATTCAGTGACACCATCAGTACCAACCACACCAAATTACCAACAATCACCATCGACTCAATCACCATCACATTCAacatcaaattcatcaaataatttatataataattttagtagtaatagtaatagtaatagtaatagtaatagtaatagtagtagtaataataatagtggaaATACGACACCAGGAAATAATAcgaataatagtaatggtaatgcaaattcaatatttaatacaGCAAATCAAATATTATCCAAACCATTTCCATTGAAATCACAACGTATTGCATTGATAAAGTTTGGAGAGATTTGTAGTTTTATTAGACCATCGAAATGTAGAAAGTATATATTATCATTGGTACCACCAATCAATAGTTTGTTGAGTATCATTGAGGATGAGTCATTACAGGAGAGTATTTCAATCTCGATGGAGAACATCTccaaaattttaataccCTACTTAAAGGAGAACGAAGttcatcaattgattgatcTATTCAGTAGAAATCTTCAACAACCATCTGCAGCAGTGCGTCGTGCTGCCTCCCTATCCATAACATCCATTTGTAGATATCATCCAAGACCATTGTTTGAATTTACAATTGAATTTCTATACAATTTCACTTTTCCAAATTCTCCACCAATCTCTTCAATTACTTCAGCATCATGTATACCTGCAAGTAGTAATACAAATACTTtacaaaattcaaaaatattagGTGTTTTATTCTcttatttacaattaattaaattagcTGAAGAATTATCAT caaatgatattaaaattttagatggattttcattaaagattcaatttttcgtacattttatattaaaatatattcaagTACCAATTGATGGTGAACCATATGATCATAATATTGTTGGATTAAGTTTAGAGTTATTACAACAATTATTGGTAACATTTGGACCTTATGAATATAGTTGGCCAAAACCATTGGTTAGAGAAGTGATTGCTCAACTTAGACATTTATGTTTTAATCAACAATCATCGATTAGAGTTAGTTTAAAAGCTGtagttttaaattgtttagcACAATCTGTAAAATTCTttccaaaattatttaatgatgaattttttaaacatcaACCTTCAACTATTGATTCAAATACAGTAACATCAGCAGAAGATCATATTTGTAgagattatttattaaatatttcaccttctgatttaaattttaaattgtttacaCCAAttactcaacaacaacagcaacaacaacaacaacaacaacaacagcaacaacaacaacaacaacataatttaacatcatcaacaatgaGTGGAATTAATAGTACAACAGGTGTATCAAATCATACATTTAGTTTAGAACCTAAAGAAgagtttttatattatttaaatgatagtGATCCATTACTTAGAGGAGGTACAGCATTGATGATTGGTTGTTTAATTAGAGGTTATCTTGAAACCGATCATATAACCAGTAATCAAATCTATCCAACCAATATAGCATTGCTAGAAGATAATCTATCAATTCCaactttattaatatttttattacgtGCATTAATGGATTCAAGTTCGATAACTGCGAAATTAGCTTGTACAGGTATTAGTGAATGTTTACCAATTCTATCACAAAGTAAATTCTCTGATTGGGCATTGGTAACATTACGTCATTTACTTTGTGTTAGTAGTTCAACTTATTGGTTAGTTAAATTGGAAATTCTAGAAACTTTATCAATGATTGACTATATTGTAATTGAATATCTTGAACAAAATATTcaacaaaaatcaaatgtAATGAATGTCGTTATAAATGGtccaaatttatcaatttcaacttcatcaataaaaattaatgaaaataataataatagcaataatagtaataataataagaataattCAGAAACTGGTGGCGCAGTTGCAATaccaattcaatcaaaagttttagattttttaattgaacaattaagtgataatgattttagaGTTAGAAATAGTGCAGGTAAATCATTGGTTAGAGTTATACCAAAACTTGTATTCACAGCACCATTGGAACGTCATTCAATGAAGGGTATATCTAGTAAGGTTAGAGAGACATTTGATGTTCAAGATTATGAGAATACTGTAttaagaaagagaaagataTTTGCAAATCTTTCACATGTTATTGGTTTATTGGTTAATCAACTTTCAAATCCACATCCAGATGATAAGATACGTGGTTGTTATGGtgctttaaatttaatttgtaaaacCTATTCATTCCCACCCGATACACCAGAACAGTGTCGTACACTTTCTTCGGTTTTAGCAAATCCAATGTTATCATTTGTTGGCGATATTTTACCATTGGCTTTGGATAGGGTTGGTTTGACTTGGGTTGCAACAGATTTCGATGTTCATATTGATATCATTGAGATATTGGGTTATCTTAGTAGGGGTGCTGAGAATGTACTTGGCACCTATTGTCATAATGTATTGCGCCATATAGTACGTATTATCAATATTGCAACTAATATCATTCAGTTTAGACCTACACCACCTTTGAAAGAGGTTAAATCAAATCCAAGTGGTATTCATGTAAATTCACCACTACTCAAGGCACCAACTCATTTAGGTTCTTTCACTCATTCGATACATTATATCAAACTTTATTCAAAACTTTTAACAGCTCGTATTAATTCAATCACAATTTTTGGTATTGATAGATTTTCTCAACTTAGACAAGCATGTTTTGAAACTTTATCAGTAATGTTAAAATGTGCTGGTAAAACTATATTACCCTATACAGAAGAGATCATTGGTTATTTAACGACTCATTTCGAACAAGAACCTGTATCAGTAATTAAATgtataaatgaattatttttagtaacTATGAAACCAACACCAATTGTATCAATTAGTTCATTATCACAAAAATCAAGAGATTTGaatattggtggtggtttcATTAGTACTGGTggcggtggtggtggtggcagTGGTGGTATTAATTCATCTTCATCCTCATTGAAACAATATGAACCAAGATCAATTGAATCACATTCAAGTAGTAGTAATTCACATGAtgaaatgtttttaaattctagATCAGTGTTTTCATCATTGTTAACCTTTGGTACACCAAATCTTAAACAACATTATGATTTCATCAATGAAGTACCATCAAGtcataatattaattatagttATAGTAATTCAGAGATTAATCGTATCATTTCCAATGAAgatagaaaattaaatttcaaattatttgaacCATTAATCATTGGCTCAATGATTGAATATCAAACTACACATTCACATGAATTGAAAATTGCTATCCTATTGATGCTTAGTAAATTAAGTAAATTTGGTTTAGACTTATCATTATTCGATAAAGAAAATCATTTCCCAACTTATTTcattgaagaattaaaagaaactCATTGTCTATTATCAAAACCAAATCAAGTATTATCTTATAGTTATGATTTATTAGGTTCAATGtttatttatagaaaatTATTCCCAGATTCTTCAGTTAGtattgatgatattaaaaaattatttttccaaccaccaccacaacaacaacaacaaactaatcaaaataaaagccaatcattaaattcaacaccaaatatttcatcaaataataataataataataataataataataataataataataataataataataataataataataattcaaattctaGTCagtcattaaataatagtacagtaattggtaataatagttcaCACCCATATAGTTATACAATACCAactattattgaaaattgtcATTCTTTTGTTAGATATTTATATGATCCAAATGATAAATATCCAGATACAGATTTTAGAGAACgatttttaagttttttattatcaaatttacaaTATTCTCAAacaattgatattttaattttaattgttacaATCGTTCAACCAAATAGTACATTACATCAAAAATTCTCTCAACAAATTTCTCatcaattatttacaaatttatcaCTTGGTGATTCAccatttttcattattaattcaattgaagagGTTGAAAGATTAtatgttttaattgataaacttCATAGTTCATCTTTATCTGCTGCAAGATGGGCTGATGCTTTATTATCAGTTTCACcacaatttgtaaataaatcaacatcatcatcgtcatcgtcatcatcaactGCAAcctcaccatcatcatcatcgtcatcaacaacaacaacaacaacaacatcaacaaatacaaccacaacaacaccaaGTGATCCATTAATTAGAAAAcgtatattattattacgtGAAAGTATTTTAGAAGCATATGAATTAAGATGgttaccaccattattagtattattaagAACAGGTTGTAAATTACCAGAAGAAGCTAGAATTTCAGCTGCAAGACAATCAAGATTTTTATCGAATCATGATAATAAACATCAACCAGGTCCAAGTGCAGCAATCATTTCaactttattattgaaattaattcgTAATGCTGTATCAGTATTTTCATTGTATAAACCAAAGAATGTATTATTCActcaattgataaatcatcttttatattatagttcaatatttttcaataagAATTTAGTACCACATATTTCTGcacaatcattatcaaatagtCCAAATTTTGGTGCTACCAATACTACTACTGGCAGTGGTAGTGTATCACCattgtcatcatcatcatcgtcaacAATAACAGTAACAACAATGGCAATGGGATCATCATTAATGAAACaaccatcatcttcattattacttTCACCAACTGTTGGTGGTAGTTCCTCAACGATTAACTTGTTTATGGATTCATTAAAAGGTATATTGGCATTAGATAATGGTACAATCATTCAAGAGATAACAACAAGTTTATTATCATATGGTGGTACAAGTACATCAATCCATGCTGTTAagctattattgttattaggTAGATTACCAAATCAACAAGTTATCGAAGGTGCAGATTTGGTTTGGAAACAATAtgcattatcaaataattggCAAAGTTGTGGTTGTGAGCACTTTTTAACTCATCATatcatatttttattatattgtcAATCGATTGTTGTATTGAAATCacaaaatattgaattaagTGAAACATTTTTAGATAagattgttttattaattaatgaatccACTGTAAAGAAGTTGATTGAATTCCTAGTTAAAGGTGGTTCAAATTCTgatcaaaatcaatatattgaaatatttacACAACATTTGGTGAAAATATTCTCTAGAGTTTCAAATTCATTGGATCttagaaaaaaacaaaaactatTACGTCTTTTATCTTATTTACCAGCAAATAGAGAGACTTTAGAATTGTTAATCGTTAATTTCTTACAAACTGATGATATTAGTTTACAAGTTTCAGGGGAACGTatcttaaatttaaatattaataatttaattgaaacttATGGTCCACAAAATTCTTTAGAGATCATTCAAGaactttatcaaattttcatgtcaaattttgtaaaatcaACTACAAATCAATCAGTTCAATCTTTAttcttaaaattaattaaaaatttatcaccATCTTCAGCTTATCAAGGTATAACACCAACTCATAATAatgtaattgaaaaattaaaagaaaaagaattaacaaataataataataataataataataatataattgaaaaagaagaagaagaaaaagaaaaagaaaaagaaaaagtaaaagaagaagaagaaggaaataatattgaaaaattaattcaattacaaattgaaacaattaaaaaaaataatcaaatttcaGATTTAAAAACTGTACCATGGGattattttgttgaattaattaaatcaagatattattcaaataatttaaatcaacatagttttaataatatttcaatattatcacaAATTGATAAAGATGCTACTATTAGTTTATTAGAATCTAAATCATTGGATGGTACATTATTACCAGCGTTTATTTCTTCTGTTTATAGTTTAGAGTTTCAAGATGAAATTCAAgcttatttattgaaaaaagttGATACTTTATTAGGGTTGGCAGGTGAAATTGGTACTGATCCATTGAAGGGTGGTCCACCATTTCTATCGGATTCAGTTTGGGATGAATTAAGAGAGACCACTAGATGTTTATCAAATTTCATCAATAAATTTGGATTGGGCGAACTTTGTGAATCAAAATTACTTAAAGTTTCAACTTGGGCTTTCATTGAAAGCTTTAGAAGATGGCGTGCTGAAATTATTAATCcatatgattttaaattggttTTGGAGTTATCCCGTTCAATCATTCTAAAGAGTACCGCTTCCATTCTAACTATAACAGATGATAGTGAATGGTGTTCTTTGTTACTTTGTCTTTATAAACTGTATTGTTTGGTGATTAGACCTCATTTTGGTTACATTTCAGGTCAAAGAGAATTGGAAGAGAATTTTTCACAAGATCCAACTCAAATCTCATTGACTCAATCAAATGAAATGATTAAATTCTTGGTTTCTTTGTTAACCAATGTCAAATCCTATACCCCAATGCCCGGATCACATATTGGTCAATTAATATTCGATAGTTTTATACGTGCAATCATACCCTTGTCAACCAAAGCATTCGATTTCATTTATCCAACCGTATCAACTTCATCAGAGGATGaatttggtggtggtatcATTCCAAATTGTCCAATATTTTCAAGTAATGTTTCACCTGAACAAAATATTAAAGCTTTGGTCAGTTTCATTCATTTCGTTGATATCGATGAtgaattcaaatttaaacaGATTTGGGAAATGTTGGAACCAATTTTCGTTTCACCTTTGGGTGACGCTGAAATGGGTAGCGATGAAATTACAGAGGAGTGCAAATGTTTGTCTCTATCTGGTATGGCTACAATGATTATTAAAGTGTGTTTTGAAGTCACTGGTGTTAATAGTCAAGTGAATCTATTGGAAACCTCTACCATACCAAAGTCAACCTATAATCATATTCCACGTGAAAAGgatttaatgtttttaaatactCCAACTGGtaagaaattaaatcatcttCTTTCAACCATTTATGGCGATATGCCACAATCAGAGCTACCATTGGGTGGTGCCATTGAATCGGTTAGCTCAAGTTCGTCAATGTTTGGTGAAAGCAGTGGTAATCATCAAAATATGTCCTCCTCCTCTCTATCAGCTTATCATTTCAATATTGAACGTTCATTCTCTTCAAATCAATTTGGCTCCGATCAAATCTCCTTATCAGATTTACGTCTATTTAAAACTCCTTATTTCATTGGTGTAAATTTCACACCAATCATTCAAAAACTTTTAGAATCTTTTGAAAGTTTCTTGGTTAACCCAATGTGTCCACCAATGTTAAAGAAAGATATATTGAAATCGACAGTATTGTTATCAGATTTATTCAATCGTGAACAAGTGATATGGATGtttaaaacttttacaaCAATTTATGCTCaagatgaaattgatgatttcCTTTTGAAACAACATTTGATTTTAGGTATTTGTAAAGGTATTGCAATTTTACAAACACCACCAAATGTTGGCGATAGTAATGCTCATAGTGTTGGTATATTTGAAATGTTGAAATCGGCATTGGATCATCAAAATATCTCTTTACAAGTTAGTGCATTGGATGGCATACTTTATCTATTGGAAGGTAAAGTCAACAAATATATCCAAGGTTCATTACTACAATTCCTTTTCCGTTGGATACCAACTAGACTATCAAGTGTACCTTTCCCACCGGTATCATTGACATTACGTGTATTGGCAACAAtgtttttaatgattgaacAGTATAGTAGAGAAGCAGAGGAAacattatttacaaaacGTGCCGTTACTACATGTATTCAATTGGGTCAACAACAATCCACACCTGTACCAATCGTTTATGGTGTTTTCAGAGGTTTGGATCGTTTATTggtttcattttcattaagtCATTCACAACGTGAATTGATCTCTCATTTCTCTTTGAAATCATTACCATCAGAGAATCCAATTAGATCATTACTTGCATTGGGTTTAATGGTTACTTGTATCTATACCGGTGATGAAACTGGTATCAATTCACCATCGTTCACTAAATCATCCATCTCATCcattggtagtggtggtgttaATTCATTGACAGCATTTGAAGGTTCATTCAGTTCAAGTTCTATAGAATCACCATTAAACTCTGCATTGGACTCGGTTATGTCCTCTTTTATTATGGATGATAATtatagtggtagtggtggtaattcattaatcaatggtggtggtggtggtgatccattatcatcattggATAGACAGAAATTCTCACGTGTAAATAATATGGAAAAAGTTAAGATGTTATTCGATAAGATTCGTTTAGTCTCTCATTTCTCATACGAATCTCATGTATTATCAGAGGTATTACCAGTTGTAATCGTAGATTTATTCCCTTCAGTCGATCAAGTTTTATCCTTTATTTTAggtgaatttttaaaacaaagtAAAACAAACTCAAAATTAATGTGTCAAATCATTTCAAAGGTTTTCGATTTCTTGGTTGAAAATGATACTTCTGAAAATACAAATCAACATTTAATCAACTATTGGATTATCATTTgtttacaaaattttttccaaattcaaaatccAACTCATTGTTTATGGGCTTtaacttatttatttttaacttctTCACCAAAAagatcttttaaattatt gGAATCTGAATTTGCATCAAAAATTcaaacaaatgaaaaattgtttattattatagcatcagaattttatttcaataaagaattatcaaAGGAAAacaaacaattatttaaagattctttctcaaaattaaaaattgaaccTTATATATCTTTATTGAAAGTTATAAATACTacccaataa
- the mcfQ gene encoding mitochondrial substrate carrier family protein: MSEKIHITQNSGNVDHTVEALGHAISGGVAGMAAIALTYPFSTVSTRLQVQQKKQQQGQQSEITTVPYKNSIDAFKRIIKEENWRTLYSGLKSALIGIGASSFVYYYWYTLLKSISLKLKNKQELGTIENLAIAALAGCANVLTTLPIWVVNTRLQINSDKGIVGQFKYIIKNEGFGGLYKGLIPALILVSNPSVQFVSYEKLRALWRRQSGRTKLGGLEVFILGAIAKLIAGIVTYPYLLVKSRLQSQSGNASNPESQQQQYKGTLDAIGKIFKSDGFLGFFKGMPSKMVQTVIGAAFMFLVKDKVVIHAVAILFYLKRLLNKNNKRV; the protein is encoded by the exons atgtcaGAGAAAATCCATATCACCCAAAACTCAGGAAATGTAGATCACACCGTAGAAGCTTTAGGACATGCAATCTCAGGTGGTGTTGCAGGTATGGCCGCTATTGCCTTAACCTATCCATTTTCAACTGTTTCAACTCGTTTACAag ttcaacaaaagaaacaacaacaaggaCAACAAAGTGAAATTACAACAGTTCCATATAAGAATTCAATTGATgcatttaaaagaattattaaagaagaGAATTGGAGAACATTATACAGTGGTTTGAAATCAGCACTCATTGGTATTGGTGCATCATCATTTGTTTATTACTATTGGTatactttattaaaatcaatttctttaaaattaaaaaataaacaagaaCTTGgtacaattgaaaatttagcAATTGCTGCATTAGCAG gTTGTGCAAATGTTTTAACAACCTTACCAATTTGGGTTGTAAATACCCGTTTACAAATTAATTCCGATAAGGGTATTGTTGGACAATTCAAATACATTATTAAGAATGAAGGATTTGGTGGATTATACAAAGGTTTAATTCCAGCTTTAATCTTAGTTTCAAATCCATCTGTTCAATTTGTTTCATACGAAAAATTAAGAGCACTTTGGAGAAGACAAAGTGGTAGAACTAAATTA ggtGGATTAGAAGTATTCATTTTAGGTGCAATTGCAAAATTAATTGCTGGTATTGTTACATATCCATATCTTTTAGTTAAAAGTAGATTACAATCACAATCTGGTAATGCAAGCAACCCagaatcacaacaacaacaatataaaGGTACACTTGATGCCATCGGTAAGATTTTCAAAAGTGATGGATTTTTAGGTTTCTTTAAAGGAATGCCATCAAAAATGGTTCAAACAGTTATTGGTGCTGCCTTTATGTTTTTAGTAAAGGATAAAGTAGTAATTCATGCTGTAGCAATCTTATTCTACTTAAAGAGATTATTAAAcaagaataataaaagagtttaa